In the Wyeomyia smithii strain HCP4-BCI-WySm-NY-G18 chromosome 2, ASM2978416v1, whole genome shotgun sequence genome, one interval contains:
- the LOC129724523 gene encoding toll-like receptor 3 produces the protein MKTSPLLVVILVLGSTVANHKSDYLDLNIFCPKETTKIMRETLHVQQLPSNITYLDVCNAITSISPDAFEQFKDLESLNLDGNEHMAFPSDGSPLLRHDMIAQLSCARCGISVIYQGSLSSMPSLEFVNLTGNAISQISSKAFRKNLKLHNIDLSRNNLSHVSPDMVDGLKLLKNLDLSYNKRLAPKGNVSFLISTSLEELNCDDCGFSVISFKTFAMTINLQKLYLRRNEITFIESKAFDLHKNLSTLQVQNNQLKVIDYSLLVQPMKLCLEGNSIILDCDEKFSLDLLKFQCSTASPKGITCAIKTTTTEKVTETSPLQRSTVSDIIPETRAMTIVAPQLTSSTSNPPKMQADTVAGISNAYITGYLVIICLAQLTLMMLLLGVYLKMAKNDADPKIDCYAENIVNPTAFYKAIR, from the exons ATGAAGACTTCACCGCTGTTGGTGGTAATTTTGGTATTAGGCTCTACGGTGGCTAACCACAAAAGTGACTATCTTGATCTAAA TATTTTCTGCCCGAAGGAAACCACCAAAATCATGAGGGAAACGTTGCACGTACAACAGTTGCCATCGAATATAACCTATTTGGACGTTTGCAATGCAATAACGAGCATAAGTCCGGATGCATTCGAACAATTCAAAGATCTGGAAAGTTTAAATTTAGACGGAAACGAGCACATGGCATTTCCTTCGGACGGAAGTCCGTTACTTCGCCATGATATGATCGCTCAACTCTCATGTGCTCGCTGTGGAATAAGCGTAATTTATCAGGGATCTCTCAGCAGCATGCCCAGTCTAGAATTCGTTAATCTAACCGGCAATGCAATTTCGCAAATCTCAAGCAAAGCGTTCAGGAAGAACCTCAAGCTGCATAACATTGACTTGAGCCGCAATAACCTGAGTCACGTGTCACCCGATATGGTTGATGGTCTAAAGCTGTTAAAAAACTTAGATCTCAGTTACAATAAAAGGCTTGCTCCTAAAGGAAATGTTTCTTTTTTGATCAGTACTAGCTTAGAGGAGCTTAATTGTGACGACTGTGGTTTCAGTGTCATTAGCTTCAAAACATTCGCTATGACAATAAACTTGCAAAAGTTATATCTGCGCAGAAACGAAATAACGTTTATCGAAAGTAAGGCTTTCGATTTGCACAAAAACCTGTCAACactgcaagttcaaaacaatcaATTAAAAGTGATAGATTACTCTCTGTTGGTACAACCTATGAAACTCTGCTTGGAAGGAAACTCGATAATACTCGATTGtgatgaaaaattttcactggaTCTGTTAAAGTTTCAATGTTCCACTGCCTCACCGAAGGGCATTACATGTGCCATCAAAACAACAACTACCGAAAAGGTTACCGAAACCAGCCCATTGCAAAGAAGCACAGTTTCCGACATCATACCAGAAACAAGAGCCATGACAATAGTAGCACCTCAGCTAACATCTTCTACCTCAAATCCGCCGAAAATGCAAGCGGATACAGTTGCCGGCATATCAAATGCTTACATAACCGGTTACCTCGTAATAATTTGCCTAGCTCAGTTGACCCTTATGATGCTACTGTTGGGAGTCTACCTTAAAATGGCGAAAAACGATGCGGACCCGAAAATTGACTGTTACGCCGAAAATATTGTCAATCCGACAGCCTTCTACAAGGCCATTCGCTAG